Below is a genomic region from Ascaphus truei isolate aAscTru1 chromosome 8, aAscTru1.hap1, whole genome shotgun sequence.
ggatgcccacgggtaccatctgaggacccacgggggacacctgcagggaagaagcAGGGGCcgcacagctgtgggggccctgtggacccacagggaccacctgaggacccacgaatACCACCTGCAGACCCACGGGGGACATCTGCAGGGAAGTACCAGGGGcccacagctgtggggacccCGCAGACCCACAGAGACCATCCGAGGGTCCTAGACCCCCATGAGAACCACCCGAGATCCCCCAgatccctgtgggaaccacctgtggACCAACAGggaacacctgtggggaagaaccgggggccccacagctgtgggggccccacaGACCCGCAGGGGCCACCCTTGGGCCCCAGggcccccatgggaaccacccaagggccccagacacctgtggggatgacccggggaacCCCAGATACCTGTGGAACCACCCGTGGACCGTATTGTgaccagcggggaccacctggaggcccacggtgcctagcggggaccaccaaaagacccccagacacctgttggcaccccctctggtgcactgtggggcctgcggacacccatcgtGACCACCGGTGAAAcccgtcggcctggggtattaatcatgtgttttaaataataaatcatggttttatggggggacacggggtgggttgtgcattagtgggtgggtagtacagtacatattgtaatgtaatctgctacattactgtgccttaaccccttcattgccttagcgggtgggtagtacagtacatattgtaatgtaatctgctacattactgtgccttaaccccttcattgccttagcgggcattgcatggctgctaaggtaatgaagctgcttacatttttatttgtatttattgtgtgtgtgagcagggggtctcctgagctgaacaaagtttattttagcctcagggaccccctactttcccagatacaggccccggtatacctctgctttgtttacatcccacgtgaattttaacatggaggagataccggcaccctatgccggggcctgtaacttgggaagtaggggtcctCAAGGctaaaatcaactttgttcagctctggagacccccctacTCACGAACaccatgaataaaaataaaatgttagcagcttcattaccttaacagctatccactaaggtaatgattttatATTGGGGgttgtttgatactagtgtgagggagcagggggtctcctgagttgaacaaagttgatttcagcctcggggaccccctgcttcccgagatacaggcaccggtatggggtgccggtatcccctctgctttgtttagatcccacggtcatgtgaccacaggattttaacatggggataccggcaccccataacggggcctgtatctcgggaagtagggggtccccggtcctgaaatcaacgcggttcagctccggagaccccatgctacaTCACTGTAATGttggaattttaataaaacccccgcgatcgcctgtgagaggcgcacagttagagtgactgattcagcctcggTAGGACATTAGTCTGAGGCAGACCTCGGTAGGACATTAGTCTGTCACGGCGCAACTCGCAAGGATCTTGGGCATATCCCGAAATTCCATTTcgagatttcttaaaataatggccgctacatctgtacatttatttgtatcagCACTAGTGACGTGTGTGAAATATTTTGACAAGGAAATTATTTCTCCTATTGTATGTCATTcttgtcaaatgttttcttcCACAATATTGAAACCTCATGCAACATTACTATTCATGTGTTTAAGTTTCTGTACTGCATTTTGTTCAAAGGTTTCTAAAAGATGTTTATACTCATGATTAAATTGTTTTTGGTCCGTACAAATGTCTTGCTCAAGATGTTGAGATATCATATTAGCTGAAACACCATTATTGAAAGCATGAACATTCTCTAAACATAAAGCTGCAGACAaaccaatatcctacatgtgtgtttttttatttaaatagatcagttctgtactatgagaaaatatttgtagaattttttttaacaactctgaatgacatttttcatgtattacaatgtaacaagcatttttgtttctatagtaaccatttactAAGTCACATCCCCATCCTCTTCTGACACAGGCtctcccctttttgagccctgccctctctctagcagtgcaccaattgtatctagtgactgcctggtcacatgatcttcctcacagaactttgcatctttggtcctcttctgctgcactggcggccatttagtgaacccccgagcagaATCTTAGCTAAgtaatcattgtgtggattgtattgatgcatatattaaagggggaaaaaataaataaataaacggcagcttggactgctgctttaatgaatTACTTATGCCATTGATTCCTTCTTCTGGTGAGGATACAGAAGGTTGCATGGATTTTGATGGGTTGGCTTCTCTGTTGTGAAGTTCCACAAAAGTGTGacattttttactttattaaTATTTTACTATCTTTTGTGCCCGACTTCGCccagggaatgtaatattgaatacatgtccccgctccccccctccccccccggctggATGTAGtgtggggtgagatttgtctctgtctgtgtgtgtgtctccccctgctgctggcacatctcccagcccccccaccccaccccgttggtacatctcccctcgctggagGCACATTTTCCCGCCCCCCTccattggtacatctccccccgctgccggcacatctccccccccccgctgtcacatctcccctgcacatctcacatcacacacagagacacacagccccgatccaggcaaggacacgcccccccccccccctgctcctgctctaacagatttgctggacagccaagggaaacttagaatgtccataatttgggaggtgagtcacattggaagctcaaaatagttgcgctgacctacaaatccgcagcagaatgtacagtgaaagttttgttgtgctacgtggtgccattTCTGAGATTTcaatgcttcggacatacaaacaaacagaatccaacttagaattatagtttAGATTAtgttttacattaaaaaaagaaaatgaatgTCAGATGATAAATATAATCTGTATGGGCTATGTAAAAGTACTATTTGTTATTGTTGTAAAAAAAGGTCTAGGTGTACATAATGCCAACATAAATAAGGCATCAATGACATTTTATGTAATATTTTACATTTGCTATGTATGCATTCACATAAGAATTGTATGTGTGCTTCATTTCAGTTATTAAAAATGATACATTTACATGTGAAAGTTTTcgataagttttttttttgttatgaactgtgtaaaatatataataaaaagctCAGTGTTGCACATGAACATATAATATGAAGTATTatgttaaatataatataaatataatgtaatatGAAAATAAGTGTAATTTGTTTTAGAACTATTACCACATggattaaagaaataaaaaggtATGCTAAAAGTGGGAATACATGTAATGCTACATAACATTGATGCATGTATGATGAAATATATGTTTATTGTAAAGTTAAACAATTATCTATGTATATTTTCTATGATACCATTGAACACCATATAAAGTAGGCtttaagattacacaaataagaCATCCTTTACAAGTACAGACATCACGACAAATCAGTTGTTGAGGGATCAACGTGCATCCTAATGACACATACAAATGTTGAATAGCAACATTTAGCCAATATTTGCCTCGGTCCCTGTGCCCTCCTATTTATATTGATTAAGATTAGCTACTGTATATCAGAAGATAAAAACATTCCATTTTCACCGTATTCAATGATTATTGAACTTTGCACTTCAGGGTGATGTTGCTGTATGAAAGTATCGACATTTGCTATTCCACATATTTGGTTCGGGTTTAAGGTCGCTTCAATCCATTGCTCAATATCTGATAAAGGCCACCGCTCATTCCAAGTTCTCGTCTGAGACGATGACTTAATCATTCTTTTGGTGCGACGACGGAAGCCATGCCAGCGTTTTTAAATATCAAATCATTTTACACTGCTCAACACCGCAGGAATTAACATGTCGCTGAATGCGTTGCCAAATTTTGTTTTTGGCCTGCAAACTCATTTTGGTTGACGTTCTTCCAAATAGTAAGTTATGTTTAGGAATTCACCTACTGTAAACTTGAACCATATCGGATCATATATGCTAGCAAATACTGGGAAAACATGAAAAGCCTTGGTAGCATTCTTATTgtaataccattttttttttacattttataacaATGCATTGATAATAATGTCAGATATTCAAATATACTAAGGAGAATAAAATGACAATAGTGTGAAGAAAAAACAAATGGTAATTTCATTGATGCAACAATGATGGATATACTTTTTGACATGTCTGCgctcacatatatatacatttttaattataatgttTGTGAAAAATAATTATTTCATCCTGTGAGAAACTATTTTCTTTGTATTCTATTTCAACACTTGTTTCATTAGATTGTTCCTGGCCTTCTACATGGGAGCAGTGTCACTTGTTTGATTAGGTTGTTCCTGGCCTTCTACATGGGAGCAGTGTCACTTGTTTGATTAGGTAGTTCCTGGCCTTCTACATGGGAGCAGTGTCACTTGTTTGATTAGATTGTTCCTGGCCTTCTACATGGGAGCAGTGTCACTTGTTTGATTAGGTAGTTCCTGGCCTTCTACATGGGAGCAGTGTCACTTGTTTGATTAGATTGTTCCTGGCCTTCTACATGGGAGCAGTGTCACTTGAGATGCACACATTTGTTGCCACAGGGCTATTTGTATTAGGTTTATTAAGAACACAGTCGCTTGGCATAGATATATCCTTGCAGCTATTTTGAACGTCACTTAACATTGTTGACGAtggttttttctgtgtttttctttCCTTGCTTACTTGCTCTTCTATTATTATTCTGAGTAAGGTCATCAAAGAGTCCAGACTGAGATTTTGTTACTGATGGCATATTTTACTGATGTAATCACGTGAACGTGCTGCTTTTTGGATACATCTGTAAAATGGCGCGTTTATTTCAAGAATAGGTTGTTGACATACAAAGCcgtacatgcccagggtcccagctaacTGAAAGAGTTTCTACTTCCCTACATTCCCATTCGCTCACTtcgatctgcagatgaaggacccctaacagttcccagaatctccgtgACTTCCATTGGGGCTCGAGCTTTtagccgcgctgctcccactATTTGGAAGTCGGCCTCATACAGTTCGAGAGGtcccctctctgggaatctatgTAAACAAGTTTAAGACCttcctgtttacccaggcatttaattaataaaccacaacctgtccggcatttaatagctatagtaccgtcccatcctgtattgtatctttccttgtgtttggccTCTTTTATAGCCTTACATGGtattttctttttccctttttgtaactgtgaagtgctttaagtcacattgggagaaaagagctaAATAAAGTTATTAGAATTATTTGTTTGTAACTTCATGAGGTGTCTTCATTGACAAAGGCATTCAGGTTTCCTGAGGAAATGTTATTTAATGTTGCTAACAGTTCTGCATTATTGTAGTACTAACAGTAGGAGCTTCTTGCAAAGATACATGCACCCTGCCTCCTAAAGTTTCTAACGCATTCGCTGACTGTGAAATGCTATTTTCGGCTGTCGTAGCTAATATGGATTGTTGCCCATGTATATCATTTTATCCCTTAAAATAGGATTATTACTCATCAAATAAAGGTGTTTGAGATTGTTGAGGTTAATCACCTGAACTGCATATACTTTTTAATGACGAAAGTAATGAAAGTGTGCTTGTTCAGACTGGAACATTTGGTGACGTTATATTTGTTTGATGCTGGGATGTTTGGAGGAACTCAATATCATGCTTTGCAGCAATGCAACCAACTCAGGAGTTAAGGTCAGCACAATTTGATCTACATTAGTTTGGTCCGGTTTCTCCTCCTGCTGCAAGATATTTTGAACTTGCTGCAAACTGCGATGTTGTAtaacaggggtgagcaactccagtcctcaagggccaccagcagatcAGGTTTACAGGAAATCCCTGCTCAGGGCAATCAGGGTTTCCCCGATGGGCCGGTGCTGCGGCTGCTGGTTGTTCCCCAGCTCACTGACCGCCTGAAatactctccctcctgtcagcgccgggatccaacttccacccaaccggaggagggagctgcagagtccCTGGACCAGCACAGTACCGCTCCTCACCCCCAAGGTGAGAGAGCgaatgtgtgttggagtgagggagagggggggggatctctTACCTTCCCCAGAGCAACCCTCCTCCTGTAgtcacgttgtcatggtgacCCGATGTCAATTGACGCCACAATGTCACATGGCGACACATTGCCATGAAAACGCAACATCACATGATGTCGTGACGCCATGACAATGCAATGTCACATAACATCATGATGCCGtaacactgcaggaggaggaccACTCTTCAATGAATTGCCCAGGCCAGTATCTACCTGCATTCCGGCCCTGGTCTGTACAGCAGATTCTCCTGGGGTTGTCGCAGATAGTTGGAGCTATGCAGCATCAATGGGCCACGCTAATTATAAACAGGATATTACGCACATTACTTTTCAACTTTGGTCGTCCACTAGTTGTGCGATATTCACTTTGAAATAAAGTGGCTTGAAAATATGTATCATAAAAATGTGCCGAAAATGTAGCACTAATCTAAAGATATTTGTAAGCTTTATGTATTAAAGTCGATGAAGGAAAAACAACATATGACCCAATACCGTTCAGATTTACCCAGCATCATATCGAGCCatgatacaataaatatatagtaGGGGCAGATGTATCACTGTATTGCACTTACGAAAATGTTGACATTTTCTAAATAAACAACAAGAGTAATACTAATTACAATTAAACATGGATAAAAGCAAGAGTGATAATTTAaattaaagagagagagagagagagaatgtgcaaaaAAAATTGGACCaacaaggagtggctcagtgagtaagggtgCTGACTTCAAACAATGAGAAGCACTTCGAAGCATGGTAGCCTAGTTCCTATGCCTTGTggtatttgttttattattattattattattattattattataagaagAATAAGAAGTTGCTGCACAAAACTGTGCAAAGATGTAAAAGTAAATGTAAGGGCTTTAAGGGTATCAGTGTTTAGCACAGGAGGGGTGTTTATTTTGGTGACAATTAGAAATGAGTGGCTTCTGGGCTGTTGAAATGATTTGTTGAGGTTGTGTCCAATGGACACTTGAAGATAAGACTAAAAGAAGATCAGGAAACACTGATTCACATTTCATTTGATTCTCTAATGAAGTCCCGTTGGCACTTGGGGCATTTCTCTTTTTGATAAACTAGGGTCACCTTTCTTGTTATGTGAAGGACCAAACAGATTGGATTAGATCTTATTACAAGGAATAAAGTGATTTTGcacttaaaataattaaaataagagGAAAAGTGGTAAACATTTTAGACCAAAATATCCCCTCTGATGCACTCTGCTCCACTAGTAATTAAAATTCAAATGTTATTACATTTTCAGAAAACAATACAAGAACCCACTGGCTCCAGTTTAATGCTCTCAGACATATACCATTTATGGTGGCAGATAAATGGGTTGAATTCCTTAAACCTATTTAACAACAAGGTGTGGATCAGAACATaatctattctgtctgcagatcTCATTTCCCTGCACTTACATGTTTGGGGTTGTGgcaaaaatgggggtaatcagcgcattaataaaggcggtgggctcggctggttacccctatttcgcattggggatgaaggggttaattttatatgcattgCTGTCCCCGTTTTGCAGGATAGTCtatacctgcagtgctgaataacaggagccgttccattaagactgctaattgaggaacggagtgagccagcaccctgatttttgggtgtgcagcctcagtgtaacccctcaagaacacacacattaaaaatataactttgtcataagggaaacatatatttttgataaagttcctttctgttgcagttaaaatgtacaggcaggatgctattgtttctgcctgcctttgtaatgcattaaggaacaaatgttttgcataccagaaccaaaggttttgacacctatgagctgggtcacttgcctatgcaagcttcaaagctagCCTGCTACGCCCAAAactgtaagtctctctggaagttgcatatcaaaagacccagagtaagggggatgtgaattggccagatggatgctaaataggaagtCCTGGTGACCATTTGTgctagctcacaccctgagttccccccttccagcctgagaggggccaggtagagaggggagtgcacctatgctaagtagccaaggtggcattgtcgcacatgctctgtgtgaacaggaaatccctagtgcccactctccaaactgtgggcaagtaggtgattggggaatgattactttcccacgagggggattgggtgggtatgttggcaaTAGGCTTCCAAATcctatatacaccccccccccaggctaaccccattgtctttcgtttttcattctaccatgtgagcagagaagagcagcagcacattcctggaacgcaaagTGGAGTCTTATTatatcggaaccaaggacaaaactctgcgttaggacactgtgattgctgggggttattTGATTAACCCCAaaggaccagaaaagactttgcacattcacagaaggattggggctggcaattggtgcccttgcaaaaggactacattttaaaagacaatcttctggggctttgcacctttctggacattatctcctgttcctatacccgtacgtgtaattattaagtttattctgcagttgtcgtgtgtttgcctatcaagggaataaatctcagtttattttgctcaaccttttctgctcaatcaggacccacgaaatataaatgtgttatttagcgcgtctcccgtcacagggGTTAGCTCAGTTATCGTAACACTTCAAAGAGCTTTATTGAAGTTGTTTGAACTAGGAATTCAGGGGTTAAAATAATCTATCCTACCTATTCAGCCTTGCATGAAATGTACCACCAAAATGATCTCATACATATGAGTAGGTGCATTTTATGGGAAACACAGTGCATAGGAATTGCATATTAACTACTACAGAGGAAGGGGTCATTTGTACACATAGCTTTGTGTGTTCAAACTGTAAACAGCCTGGTCATAAAAGCAGAGAGCATTTGACTCAGTATTAATACAATACTTTATTCAGTGAGAGCGCTACAATTTAggttttaattgagttattgtaTTCTGAAAATGTTAATTACTAGTGGAGCAGAGGGGATCTCTGTCTAtctatgtatttatatgtgtgtgtgtgtgtgtgtatacacacacacacacacacacacacacacacacacacacacacacacacacatctattctCTACCCCAGATAGCACCACTCCAGAAAGTCTAATTCTTCAACTGAGCAGGGCCCATttttccctcttcccctcccatcTATTTACAAACATCTTAGAACAACACAACACAGTTTAGCTTTGTAggtgtttttttattatacaaTCAGTAGTTAAGGTGTTCATTCCATAATTAAAAGTAGCAAATATACTATAAAAATCTAATGACATTTATATTAGCTAACATTATAATAGGGGTAGGGCTCACTTAATTGACATGTATGAGAAAAATACAGAAGCAttgtttacaaaaaaaataacttCTATTTGAGAGAGCTGGGAATAATAAAGATAAGCTTTAAGCAGGGTAAGAAGCAGACTGCATAAAAGTAACGGGAGATGTGTAAAACCTTTGTGTTGGAGTTTTGAACGATGTATGGGATTCAAATTACatacagaataaaaaaacaaagcatTTGCTTATGTAACAGTGATGCAACTGCAATATTATATTATCTCTTTTAATCTTGCTCTACATTTACTGTTTGAAGTTCACCAGAGGACAATGaaaataatgcttcttttttttttgcccaaGATTGAAATTGTATAAACAattgtgtaacgggttttcccctgTGTAATTCAAGGAGGGGTGGGTGAATAGGATGTTACAGGAGGGGTGGGTGAATAGGATGTTACAGGAGGGGTGGGTGAATAGgatgttacagtatatagaagCTCCAGTGTCAGGAGGAATAGTCCTGGGAATTAGCAGTAGCACTGACATCAGCACTGCGGCAAAGTGGACAGTTCCATCTGTAAATCAGCATCAGTAGCATTGTAACTTCTGCATCCTGTCACCTGCTGAAAATTATAACCAGCAAAAAAATTCAGCACATACGAAAAATACAACACTAAAGCaaggaaagggttaatatcaCATCAAGTGATTACCCGAGCGGTTACCCATTATCCAGCTATTGATCTTGCCTCTCTGTATAAAAGGCAGTGCCCCGCTGTCCCTCCCCTCATCCTGCCTCCAAGATGAGTTTCGGTTCAGATCACTACCTCTCGTCCTCATACAGGAAGATTTTTGGAGATCCTCCCCGGGTGTCATCCAGTCGCGTAGGAGGGAGCAGCTCTTCTTCCAGGACCACGATTTCTGGCGGCTTCAGGTCCCAACCACTGTCACGCAGCAATGTACCTTCTGGGTCTTCTTACAGGAGGTCCGCCAGAGGGGCCAGCTACATTTCTGGGGACAACTTAGACCTGTTTCAAACCTCAGCTCAGAACAATGAGTACAAGATCATTCGCACAAATGAAAAGGAACAGCTCCAGGGGCTCAATGACAGGTTTGTCATGTTCATTGAGAAAGTCCATAACCTGGAGCAACAGAACAAAGTGTTGGAGACAGAGCTGGCAGCCTTGAGGCAGAGGCAgactgagccctctaggttgggAGAACTATACCAGCAAGAGTTTAAAGACCTTCGAGCCCAGTTGGAGGACCTGAACGCCCAGAAGGCTCAGATCCTCATAGAAAGGGACAATCTCGAAGATGATCTGCAGAAATTGAAAGGGAACTATGAGGATGAGATCCGAATGAGAGAGGAAACCGAGTATGCTCTTAAAGCCCACAAGAAGGATGTTGATGATGCCACATTGGCTCGCCTGGACCTGGAGAAGAAGGTGGAATCTCTTTTGGATGAAATATCTTTTCTGAGGAAAGTCCATGAAGAAGAAGTGACTGAGCTTATGTCCATGATCCAATCTTCCCAAGTCTCCGTGGAGATGGAGGTATCAAAACCTGATCTCACTTCAGCTTTGAAGGAGATTCGAGGCCAGTACGAATCTCTGGCTTCTAAAAACATGCAGTCTGCTGAGGAGTGGTACAAGTCGAAATATGCTAACCTAAATGAGCAGGCATCGCGAAGCACAGAAGCCATCAGAGCCGGCAGGGAAGAGCTCAATGATTACAGGAGGCAGCTCCAGTCCAGGACCATTGAAATCGAGAGTCTACGCGGTACCAATGAGTCTCTAGAAAGGCAGCTTCAAGAGATGGAGGAAAGAAACTTAGCAGAATCAGCTGGACTCCAGGTAAAACTCACCTGTCTTTAAATCGCATCTGCCAATGATCACAAATGGCTAGAGTACATCATTCTCACGCTTTCATCTTATTGTCTGACAAAAGGTACTCTCATTAAAACCCCTTAATATTTTCAATAGCTAAATGTAGAATCCCCAGCCCCATCAGCCCCTATTACCTATAGTTTTGGTTTAATGGAGAAGAACCTTCTCCAAGGTTCTGAACGAA
It encodes:
- the INA gene encoding alpha-internexin, whose amino-acid sequence is MSFGSDHYLSSSYRKIFGDPPRVSSSRVGGSSSSSRTTISGGFRSQPLSRSNVPSGSSYRRSARGASYISGDNLDLFQTSAQNNEYKIIRTNEKEQLQGLNDRFVMFIEKVHNLEQQNKVLETELAALRQRQTEPSRLGELYQQEFKDLRAQLEDLNAQKAQILIERDNLEDDLQKLKGNYEDEIRMREETEYALKAHKKDVDDATLARLDLEKKVESLLDEISFLRKVHEEEVTELMSMIQSSQVSVEMEVSKPDLTSALKEIRGQYESLASKNMQSAEEWYKSKYANLNEQASRSTEAIRAGREELNDYRRQLQSRTIEIESLRGTNESLERQLQEMEERNLAESAGLQDTINELENDLRSTKGEMSRHLREYQDLLNVKMALDIEIAAYRKLLEGEETRFSAGGITITPPNPTPSYSYQSRVYSSSSSKITPAVVSFRKDEKDEVSKVASKPSAHIGETYEEIIEETIVSTKKVEKPDQDEGANVRP